From Streptomyces sp. NBC_00370, a single genomic window includes:
- a CDS encoding glucose 1-dehydrogenase: MGQLEGKTAVVTGGTSGIGLAAAQRFAGEGAHVFVTGRRKETLDAAVAKIGANATGVRSDVSDLGDLDRLYDAVGRRGGGIDVLFANAGGGEFATLEQVTEQHFDETFGINVRGMLFTVQKALPQLNDGASVILTGSNASSLGNEAFGVYAASKAAVRSFARTWANELKGRAIRVNSISPGAVDTPGIDGLAADQEQADQLKTFMAGTIPLARVGRPEEIADAALFLASDQSTFITGTELFVDGGRNQI, encoded by the coding sequence ATGGGACAGCTTGAGGGCAAGACCGCCGTCGTCACCGGCGGCACCAGTGGAATCGGCCTGGCCGCCGCACAGCGGTTCGCGGGTGAGGGAGCGCACGTGTTCGTGACCGGGCGTCGCAAGGAGACGCTCGACGCGGCAGTCGCCAAGATCGGTGCGAACGCGACCGGCGTACGCAGCGATGTCTCGGACCTCGGCGACCTCGACCGGCTCTACGACGCCGTCGGTCGGCGGGGCGGTGGGATCGACGTGCTGTTCGCCAATGCAGGCGGGGGTGAGTTCGCCACCCTGGAACAGGTCACCGAGCAGCATTTCGACGAGACGTTCGGCATCAACGTCCGGGGCATGCTCTTCACGGTCCAGAAGGCGCTGCCGCAGCTCAACGACGGCGCTTCCGTCATCCTCACCGGCTCGAACGCGAGCAGCCTGGGCAACGAGGCCTTCGGTGTCTACGCGGCGTCCAAGGCCGCGGTGAGGTCCTTCGCGCGCACCTGGGCCAACGAGCTCAAGGGCCGGGCGATCAGAGTCAACAGCATCAGCCCCGGCGCCGTGGACACCCCGGGTATCGACGGTCTCGCCGCCGACCAGGAGCAGGCGGACCAGCTGAAGACCTTCATGGCCGGCACCATCCCGCTGGCGCGCGTCGGCCGCCCCGAAGAAATCGCCGACGCCGCTCTCTTCCTCGCCTCGGACCAGAGCACCTTCATCACCGGCACCGAGTTGTTCGTGGACGGCGGACGCAACCAGATCTGA
- a CDS encoding class I SAM-dependent DNA methyltransferase — protein MTDDDGYFGERVAKTYDQSSDAEFQAEIVEQTVDLLAELANGGRALELAIGTGRIALPLARRGVPVHGIDLSRAMVAKLRAKPGGEAIGVSIGDFATTTVDTAADGPFSLAYLVFNTIMNVADQDAQVACFRNVAAHLAPGGCFVVEVMVPELRKIPAGQNIVPFHTGPTGWAYTVYDTVTQDATCHYIDIAEDGRGEAHSTPFRYVWHAELDLMAQLAGLRLRERWESWTREPFTEHSTKHISVWEKSVG, from the coding sequence GTGACCGACGACGACGGGTACTTCGGAGAACGGGTGGCGAAGACGTACGACCAGTCCTCAGACGCCGAGTTCCAGGCCGAGATCGTGGAGCAGACCGTCGATCTGCTGGCGGAACTCGCCAACGGGGGACGGGCGTTGGAGCTGGCGATCGGTACGGGGCGGATCGCTCTGCCGTTGGCGCGGCGGGGGGTTCCGGTGCATGGCATCGATCTGTCGCGGGCCATGGTGGCGAAGCTGCGCGCCAAGCCCGGGGGTGAGGCGATCGGTGTCTCCATCGGGGACTTCGCCACCACGACCGTCGACACGGCGGCCGACGGGCCGTTCTCGCTCGCCTATCTCGTCTTCAACACCATCATGAACGTGGCCGACCAGGACGCTCAGGTCGCCTGCTTCCGCAACGTCGCCGCGCACCTCGCACCCGGTGGCTGCTTCGTCGTCGAGGTCATGGTTCCGGAGCTGCGCAAGATCCCGGCCGGGCAGAACATCGTCCCCTTCCACACGGGTCCGACCGGGTGGGCCTACACCGTCTACGACACCGTCACCCAGGACGCGACCTGTCACTACATCGACATCGCGGAGGACGGCCGGGGCGAGGCCCACTCGACGCCCTTCCGGTACGTCTGGCACGCCGAGCTGGACCTTATGGCCCAGCTCGCAGGCCTGCGGCTGCGCGAGCGCTGGGAGAGCTGGACGCGTGAGCCCTTCACCGAGCACAGCACCAAGCACATCTCGGTCTGGGAGAAGTCGGTCGGCTGA
- a CDS encoding alpha-L-rhamnosidase C-terminal domain-containing protein, with translation MWEEWGDTSRSHDHAFLGTVDDWLYQRVAGIEPAAPGYTKIKVQPYPVGDLTNASAHVESPLGRVSSAWTRAPGRFTLDVRVPVGATAEILVPARDRQAVQAPPGATFDSVRDGYAVYRVGSGDYVFRSAA, from the coding sequence ATGTGGGAGGAGTGGGGGGACACCTCGCGCTCGCACGACCATGCCTTCCTGGGCACGGTCGACGACTGGCTCTACCAGCGCGTGGCGGGCATCGAGCCGGCGGCGCCCGGTTACACGAAGATCAAGGTCCAGCCGTATCCGGTCGGCGATCTCACGAACGCCTCGGCGCATGTGGAATCCCCACTCGGCCGGGTGAGTTCGGCCTGGACCCGCGCACCCGGCCGCTTCACGCTCGATGTACGGGTGCCGGTCGGCGCGACGGCGGAGATCCTCGTCCCGGCGCGCGACCGCCAGGCGGTGCAGGCACCGCCCGGCGCGACGTTCGACAGCGTGCGCGACGGTTACGCCGTGTACCGGGTCGGCTCCGGTGACTACGTCTTCCGATCGGCCGCGTGA